Within uncultured Roseibium sp., the genomic segment CTCGTCAGGGCATATTCCGGATACCCGTCGCTGTTGAGATCGATGGAAGCAATCCCCATGCCCCAGATTTTCAGGTGCCGCCAGCCGTCGGCGCGGCGATAGGCGCGCGGCGGACGTCCGGGCGGAACGGCCCACAGCTGTTCCTCTCCGCCGCGATAGTACTGGCGGTCGTTGGAGATCCGCAACGAAGGCTCGCCCGATCGGTTCCAGTCGGTGAACAGCATCGACAGGGCGCAATATCCCGGCGTCAGCCGGGTGGCCTCGTCGTATCGCAGTTGGCCCTCACCTTGTGGCCGAAACAGGAAATTGTCGTGACAGGTCCCCCAGGGCGATCCCGGCTTCGACCGGTCGACATAGTTGCCGAAAGCGAGGGTCGGAAAGCTCTGCCCTTGTTCCCAGACGGCGGAAAAGCCGGTGGTCCACTCCCGCCCGCCGTCGAAGGCAAGCGCCCGGTTGGCCTCTTCGAACCGGCAGTCGCCCTTGCCCTTGAGAAGCAGGTTCTCGCCAAGGCGCAGGACGGCGAGGTCGACGAGGCCGTCATTGTTGAAGTCGAGCGGATAGGCGCCCAGAACCTTTGTAGTCTGGCGGTCCGTCAAACCGATGTCGCGTGCCTTGAAAGCGAGAGCGCCGCCCGTCTGGCTCCGGTTTTCAAAGAGCTGCGCCGGGTTTTTGCCGCCGGCGATGAACAGGTCCGGCCGCCGGTCTCCGTTGCAGTCGAAAATGGCCACGCCGCCGCCGACGAAGAATTCCCAGGCGCCGTCATAGGTGTGGTCGACCCCGGCCTTTGCGGCTTCCTCGACAAAATGCGGGACCGGAGCCGACGAAACAGGGCGCGGTGCGTCTTCCGCCAGTGCTGCCGTGGGAAGTGCGAGCAGGGTCAGGGCCAGATAAATCGCAAGCCGGCTCATTCGGGGATCTCCAGGCTGCGCAGGAAGGCGATCACCGATTGCCGGTCCGTCTCCTCAAGCGCCGAATAGGCCCTGGTGGCGTCCGCCGCTTCGCCGCCATGGGCCTCGATCACCTCGTTCAATGTGGTCAGATCGCCCCGGTGTCCGTAGGGCGCTGTGGTGCCGACGCCCCAGAGTTCCGACGTCATGAATTCGTCGCGGGCGACGAAGCGCTGGCTGAGCAATTCGTTGCCCAGCGTATCGTTTGCCGCATCGGTGATCTTGTGTCGCTTCAGGTCGCCGAACAGGGGCACCAGGACCCGGCCCTTGTCGTCTCGCGGCAGTGCCTTGACCCAGTCCAGTTCAGCGAGATCGAGCACGATGGGCTGTGCCACATCCGCGCGGCGCAGGGTGCCTGCACCTTCGAAGGGAGACGGGTCCTCGAAACGCAGGCTCTCAAGAGGAAGGGAGGGGCGATGGCATTCGGCGCAGCCGATCTCCGAAAACAGGCCTTCGCCGCGCTCTGACGCCTTTTGCCAGTCGGCGGGCAGGTCCGTTATCCGCTCAGGTGCGGGCCGGGTCGCCTGCCAGGCCACGAGGGCTGAGATCTGGCCGACGCTCATCTCGTCCCTGACCCCGTCGCCGTCGAAATCATCCGTGCCGGTCCAGGTCTTGCCGAAGCGTTCCTGCGCCTGGATGCCGTGATGGTCGTTCATGGCGTTGACGGTGAACTGGCGCAGCGACGCAAAAACGCCCTTCTGGCCGAAGGGGCGCAGGGTCAGGTCGTCGTCAATCCCCTTCAGCCCGGAGACGTCGAGGGACCCGTCCGGTTCCGCCGTCAGCTTGCCGAAGGAAACCCCTTTGGTTTCGAGGGAGACCGTTACCGGTTTTTGCGTTTCCCGGGCCTTTTGAAGGGCGGCGTGGCGCTGGGCGCGCAGGTCCGCCGTCATTTCCCGTGAAAGCAGTTCGATCAGGCCAGCCCCTTCCAGGGCGACCGTACCACGCTCGTTGGAGAACTGCGGATCGATGGAATCGAAGTCCGCGCTTTCGAACCCTTCGGAAACGAAGACGTTTGCGGTAAAGGCGCCGGCGCCGCCGATCCCCGGTTCATTGTGGCAGGAAGCGCAGGAATTGGCATCCGGCCCCGCCATCCTCTGGAAAGCAAGGGCGGAAGGACGCCGCCGCTTGGTCGGGACGATGGCCTGTGTCGCCTCCGGTCGGCCCGCGCCGTCCTCGGTGACGAATTTTGCCTTGAACAGCTTTTCGCCGAGCTCCACCAGCTCGGGGAGCGGATCCGTGTCGCCGTTCGCGAGCGCATCGAAATCGAGGTCCCCGGTCATGCCCCGTTCCGACCAGGGCGGAACCGCATCGGCAGCAGATCCCGGCGCCGGCCAGATGCCGGCGAAAAGGATCAGGGCTGCCAGCCGCGGTTTCATGCCGCCGCCCCTCTGTCGCGCGGAGGGGCCGTCTTGCGCGTCGACGCACCGAGGTAATCCTTGTCGAGACGGTCCATGGCCTGGGCGACGAGACCCCGGCGGATGAAGTCCTCGTTCCACGGCATCACGTCGATCTCGAAATTCTGTCTGAGATCCTCGACCAGGGCCTCTTCCAACCCCTGGTACATGCTGGCTTCCATGAACCGGAAGGCGCGCATGGCGGCCCCGGTCAGGACGATGCGTTTCGGATCGAGAATGGCAAGCAGGCGGGCCAGCCCGTAGCCGAGGACGCGGCCGGCACTGGCAAAGGCAGTCAGGGCGTCTGCGTCGCCCTCGTCGCCGCGTGCGATCAGGGCGGCCAGCCCGGCCACACCGGCATTGATTTCCTTCGGATCGGTGGTTTCCGGCAAATGGGTGGCAGCCCGCACCAGAGCGTAGTCGGACAGATAGGCCTCGATGCAGCCCCGTTTCCCGCACCGGCACAGCGCCCCGCCGGGAATATGGTTGGAATGGCCGAATTCGGCCGCCATGCCGTTTGCGCCTTCGAACAGGCGGTTGTCGAGGTAAAGGCCCATGCCGACGCCGTAGTCGAGCATGACCACCGCGAAGGTGTCGCTGTAGCGCGCCGGATCGATCCAGTGCAGCGCTTCGGTGATCATGTTGGTGTCGTTGGACAGGGTGCATTCCGCTTCAAAGGCTTCGGTCAGCGGCGCGACGACGGGAATGTTGCGGCCGGAAAAGGCGGGGCTCCAGACCACCATGCCGGTGCCCGTGTCGACGACGCCCTGGGCGGCCACGCCGATTTCCCGGATGCTCTCGGGCCGGACGGCGGCTTCGCCGACAAAGCCTTTGATCGTTTCGATCAGGAGCATGGGAAAGCTGGCCGCATCGGCCGACGCACTGTCGAAGGGCACGCGTTTGTTCAGGAAGGTTTCGCCGGCGAAATTCGCCAGCGACATGTCGATCGCGTTGACCGAAAGCCGGATCGCGACCACGCAGGCCGCTTCCGGGTTGAGCTGCAGCAGGGATCTGGGCCGGCCGCGGGACTGGGGCGCTTTCGGCTCGTCGCTTTCAAGGCCCTCGATCAGGCCTTGCGCGAGCAGGTCCGAGGTGATGGCCGTCACCGTCGCCGGGCTCAGCCGGGTGATCTTGCCAAGGTCGATACGGGCCATGGGCCCTTGCCGGCGCAACGCCTTCAGGATGATGCTTCGATTCTGTCGCCGGATCTGATCCCGGTCCGCTTTTCGTGTCATGCGCTGACAGTTCTTCCCTGACGTGTTTCCCCAACAGCCGGTTTTTCCGGACTTGTTTTGTGCAGTCTCGCCAATTTTGCGGCGCAGAACAATGTTTTACAAAACCATGTTGACAGGAGCGGCGCTTTGGAGCAACTTTTTTTCGGACGTCAAAAAAAATAAATAACAGACGTCGCCCGCGTTTCCGCCCCTGGCGGGAACCTCGCTTTATGGGATGTGAAGCGGCATGACCGGTAAAAACTCCGGTTGTGCCCGACGGAGGAAACACCGCGATGCGTAAAATAAAAATTCTTTTGGTTGGCGCACTTATGTCCGCCAGTGCACTTTCTGCTGCCCATGCCGCCGATATCGTTGTCGGTGTGAGCTGGTCCAACTTCCAGGAAGAACGCTGGAAGACTGACGAAGCCGCCATCAAGGGCGCTCTCGAAGCCGCCGGCGCCAAGTACATTTCGGCCGATGCCCAGTCGTCGTCTGCCAAGCAGCTGTCCGATGTCGAGGCGCTGATCGCCCAGGGCGCCACCGCGCTGATCATTCTCGCCCAGGATTCCCAGGCGATCGGCCCGGCCGTGCAGGCCGCCGCCGACGAAGGCATTCCGGTGGTCGGCTACGACCGCCTGATCGAGGATCCGCGCGCCTTTTACCTGACCTTCGACAACGTCGAAGTCGGACGGATGCAGGCCCGCGCGGTCTACAAGGTCGCGCCGGAAGGCAACTACGTCATGATCAAGGGCTCGCCGACCGATCCGAACGCCGACTTCCTGCGGGGCGGTCAGCAGGAAGTCCTGCAGCCGGCTATCGACAGCGGCAAGATCAAGATCGTGGGCGAAGCCTACACAGACGGCTGGCTGCCGGCGAACGCTCAGCGCAACATGGAACAGATCCTGACCGCCACCGACAACAAGGTCGATGCGGTTGTGGCCTCCAACGACGGCACCGCCGGCGGCGTTGTCGCGGCGCTCACCGCGCAGGGCATGGAAGGCATTCCGGTGTCCGGCCAGGACGGCGACCATGCGGCCCTGAACCGCGTCGCCAAGGGCACCCAGACCGTTTCCGTCTGGAAGGATGCCCGTGAACTCGGCAAGGCCGCCGGTGAAATCGCGGTCGCAATGGCCGGTGGCAAGAAAATGTCGGAAGTCGACGATGCCGCTGCCTGGACCTCCCCGGCCGGCACCGAGCTGACGGCGCGCTTCCTGAAGCCGGTCCCGATCACCAAGGACAACCTCAATGTCGTGGTCGATGCCGGCTGGATTACCAAGGATGCGCTCTGCCAGGGCGTGACCAACGGTCCGGCTCCCTGCAACTGACAGCACCAAGCGGTTCGCGGTCCCGGTTTTGCGCCGGGGCCGCGGACGTGGTTTGATCGTATTACGCGCGCCGGCGGGGATGGACGCCCCGGCGACTGAGCGTCTGGTCTCCAAGTGGGAGGAAACCGATGTCCGATACCGCCGTGTCCGGGCCCAAGGCCCCGGCAGCACGCAATTTCTTTTCCGTGCTTCAGCTCGATACGCGCCTTCTGGGGATGATCGGCGCCTTCGTCGTGCTGTGCCTTGTGTTCAATTTCGTCACCGACGGTCGGTTCCTGACGCCCCGGAACATCTTCAACCTGTCCATCCAGACCGTCTCGGTCGCGATCATGGCGACCGGCATGGTGTTCGTCATCGTCACTCGCAACATCGACCTGTCGGTCGGCTCGCTGCTGGCCACGTGTTCGGCCGTCATGGCGATGACGCAGACATCCATCCTGCCTGACAGGCTGGGTCTGGGCCTCGGGCATCCGTTGATCCCCTGGATCTCGATCCTCGCGGGCCTTGTCACGGGCGTGGCGATTGGAGCGTTCAACGGCTGGCTGATCGGATATCAGGGCATACCGGCGTTCATCGTGACCCTCGGCGGCCTGCTCGTGTGGCGGTATGTGGCGTGGTATCTCACCAACGGTCAGACGATCGGACCACTCGATCAGGTCTTCCAGATTTTCGGCGGTACAAATGGCACCCTGGGTGTGACCTGGTCCTGGATTCTGGGCGGAATCGCGGCACTTGCGGCGGCGGTGAGCATATTCTCCGCGCGGCGCCGCAAGATCTCCCATGAGTTCCCCGTAAAGCCGTTGTGGGCGGAATGCCTGGTGGCCCTGCTGGCTGTCGTTGCCATCCTGGGCTTTGTCGCCATTCTCAATGCCTACGAGGTTCCGGAGAGAGCCCTGCGGCGGGACTTCCGGGCACTCGGCATGGAAATGCCGGAAGGCTTTACCGCATCATACGGATTGCCGGTCTCGGTGGTCGTGTTGATTGCCGTGGCAATCGTCATGACAATTGTCGCCCGCCGAACGAGGCTTGGCCGCTATATCTTTGCCGCCGGCGGAAATCCCGACGCGACCGAGCTATCGGGCGTCAACACCCGGCTGCTGACCGTCAAGGTCTTTGCGATCATGGGCGCGCTTTGTGCGGTTTCCGCGGTTGTCGCATCGGCACGGCTTACCAATCACACGAATGATATCGGCACCCTCGACGAGCTTCGGGTCATCGCGGCGGCCGTCATTGGGGGCACGGCTCTGTCCGGCGGTGTCGGCACGATTTACGGCGCCATTCTGGGTGCCCTGATCATGCAGTCGCTGCAGTCGGGCATGGCCATGGTCGGCGTCGATGCGCCGTTGCAGAACATCGTCGTGGGCGCGGTTCTGGTATTCGCGGTCTGGATCGATATCCAGTACCGCAAGCGCACGGGAGACTGATCGAAATGGCAACTCCCCTTGTTGAAATGAAGGAAATCAGCATCGCCTTCGGCGGTGTGCATGCGGTCGACCACGCCTCGGTGGATCTTTATCCCGGTGAAGTGGTCGGGCTTCTCGGCCACAACGGCGCCGGCAAGTCCACCCTGATCAAGTGCCTGTCCGGCGCCTACCGGGCCGACAGCGGCGAGATCCGCATCAACGGCGAAAAGGCCAACATTCAAAGCCCGCGCGATGCCCGCAGGTACAACATCGAGACCATCTACCAGACCCTGGCTCTGGCGGACAATCTCGATGCGGCGTCCAACCTGTTCCTCGGCCGCGAGCTCGTCACGCGGCTTGGCTTTGTCGACGACGATGCCATGGAGGCGGAAACCCGCAAGATCATGGGCCGGCTCAATCCGAACTTTCGCAAGTTCAAGGCGCCGGTGAAGGCGCTGTCGGGCGGGCAGCGCCAGTCGGTCGCGATCGCCCGGGCGGTCTATTTCAACGCCCGCATCCTGATCATGGACGAGCCGACCGCCGCCCTCGGCGTTCAGGAAACGGCCATGGTGACGGAACTGATCCACGAACTGAAAAAGCAAGGCCTGGGCATCTTCCTGATCGACCACGATATTCATTCGGTGATGAAGACCTGCGACCGCGCCGCCGTCATGAAAAACGGCAAGGTGGTCGGGACCGTGAAGGTCGACCAGGTGACCGAAGACGATCTTCTGGGAATGATCATTCTCGGAAAATGCCCACCGGGCGCGATCCCGGGTCCGGGTGCGATCAATCCGGAGATTGCTGCCGCCTGACCGTCCGTCGCCGCGCGGTCTCGAAAGGCTGTCGGCGACATAGTCCTCCATCGTGCCGGCTGCCCGGCTGGCGCGATTCTCTTTTGTCCGTATTTGAGGTGCGCTCCTCATGTTTGTCGGTCTCGACATTGGAACAAGTTCGGTCAAGGCCGTTCTTCTGGATGAAAACCAGTCGCATGTCGGGTCGGCCACGTCCGATCTGACGGTGGAACGGCCGCATCCCTCCTGGTCCGAACAGGATCCGGACAGCTGGTGGACCGCCTGCGAGGCGGTGATGGACGAACTGGCCGCCCGGTATTCCGCCGAGCTGGCTGCGGTTCGCGGCATTGGCCTGTCCGGTCACATGCACGGCGCCACGCTGCTGGGTGCCGACGACAAGCCGTTGCGCCCCTGTATCCTGTGGAACGACGGCCGGTCCGCGAAGCAATGCGAGGATCTGGAGCGGACGGAACCGAAATTCCTGACCCTCGGCGGCAACCGGGTCATGCCCGGCTTCACCGCGCCCAAGCTGCAGTGGGTGCGCGAAAACGAACCGGATATCTTCGCGAAGGTGGCAAAGGTCCTGCTGCCGAAAGACTATGTCCGCCTGAAGCTGACCGGCGACCATGTCGGCGATATGTCCGACAGCGCAGGCACGCTCTGGCTCGATGTGGCCGCCCGCGACTGGTCCGACGATCTGCTTGCCGCGACCGGGCTTTCGCGAGAGCACATGCCGCGGCTCGTGGAAGGCTCGGATAGCTCCGGGCAATTGCGCAAGGACCTCTGCGACCGCTGGGGCATGGCTTCGGCTCCGGTCGTCGCCGGCGGTGGGGGCGACAATGCCGCGTCCGCCTGCGGTGTCGGCGCGATCGACCCGGGCTCGGCCTTCGTGTCGCTGGGGACGTCCGGCGTCCTGTTCGTTACCAACGACCGGTTCTCGCCCAATGTGGAAAGCGCCGTCCATGCCTTCTGCCATGCGGTGCCGGATACCTGGCACCAGATGGGTGTGATCCTGTCGGCGACCGACAGCCTCAACTGGCTGGCCCGAACGCTGGGCACGGACCCCGGAAACCTGACCGGGGCGCTGGGCAGCGTCTCAGGGCCGTCCGACGTCCTGTTCCTGCCCTATCTCGGCGGCGAGCGCACGCCCCATAACGACGTCAAGATCCGGGCGGGCTTTGCCGGGATCGGCCACGAGACCGACCAGAAGGCGCTGACCCATGCGGTTCTCGATGGCGTCGCCTTTGCCCTGAAGGATTGCATGCAGGCGCTGAGTATGGCCGGGACAAAGGTCAGCCGGGTGACCGCCGTCGGCGGCGGCTCGCGCTCGATCCAATGGCTGGAAATCATCGCAACCCTTCTGGACGTGATCATCGACGTGCCCGCCGACGGCGATTTCGGTGCGTCCCTCGGTGCCGCCCGTCTCGGCCAGGCGGCTGCGGAAGGTCGGACGGCCGGCATATTCACGCCGCCGCCCATGCGCATGCAGATCGAGCCCCGGCACGACTTACAGGACACCTACCGGGAAGCCTACGAGCGTTGGCGGTCCCTTTATCCTGCTTTGAAGCAGGCTGGCTTTTAAGGAGTAGATTGAAAATGAGCACCGGATTTTTCGGCGATCTCGAACCGATCCGTTACACCGGCCCCGAAAGCACCGACCCGCTCGGCTACCGCTTCTATAATAAGGACGAAGTGGTTCTCGGCAAGCGCATGGAAGACCATCTGCGCCTGGCGGTGTGTTACTGGCACAGCTTCTGCTGGCCGGGCACCGACCCCTTCGGTGGCGACACCTTCCAGCGCGCCTGGATGGCGGCGGACGGCGATCCGATGGCGCAGGCGCGCCTGAAAGCCGATGTCGCCTTTGAGATGTTCGAAATCCTCGGCATGCCGTTCTTCACCTTCCACGACCGCGACATCGCGCCGGAAGGGGCGACGCTCGCCGAAAGCAATGCCAATGTGAACGCGATTGCCGACATCTTCGAAGACAAGATGTCGGCCTCCGGCATGAAGCTTTTGTGGGGCACGGCGAACCTCTTCTCCAACCGGCGCTACATGGGCGGAGCGGCCACCAACCCGGACCCGGACGTCTTCGCCTATGCGGCGGCGCAGGTGAAGAACGTCATGGACGCCACGCACCGGCTGAAGGGCGAGAACTACGTGCTCTGGGGCGGCCGCGAAGGCTATGAGACCTTGCTCAACACGGATCTGTCCCGCGAGCTGGATCAGCTCGGCCGCTTCCTCTCCATGGTGGTCGACTACAAGCACAAGATCGGCTTTACCGGCACGATCCTGATCGAGCCCAAGCCGCAGGAGCCGACCAAGCACCAGTACGACTACGACGTGGCCACCGTCTTCGGCTTCTTGAAGCGCTACGGCCTGGAAAACGAAGTGAAGGTGAACATCGAGCAGGGGCACGCGATCCTGGCCGGCCATTCCTTCGAACATGAACTGGCGCTCGCCAATGCGCTGGGCATCTTCGGCTCCGTCGACATGAACCGGAACGACTACCAGTCCGGCTGGGACACGGACCAGTTTGCCATGAACGTCCCCGAACTGGCGCTTGCCTATTACGAGATCCTGAAGGCGGGCGGCTTTACCACCGGCGGCACCAATTTCGACGCCAAGCTACGGCGCCAGTCGATCGATCCGGTGGATCTGATCCAGGCTCATGTCGGCTCCGCCGATGCGATCGCAAGAGGCTTGAAGGCGGCCGCACGGATGCTGGAGGACGGACGCCTGAAGGGCCATGTCGACGCCCGTTATGACGGCTGGAACAAGCCGGAAAACGCCGCGATCCTGAAGGGTGAGAGCTCGCTGGAAGCGCTGGCGGACCGGGTCCATGGCGAAGACCTGGAGCCGCAGCCGAAATCCGGTCGCCAGGAATATCTGGAAAGCCTGGTCAATCTCTACGTCTGAAAACCCGCCGTGCGCATGGCCTTGTGCGCGCGGCCTTTTCCTGCCCTTTCGCTGCGCCATGCCCGTCTGCCACAAGTTTGTGCTCGGTTTGCGCTGAAAAACGGCAGCGTCACCTTTTCTCCGTCATGCTCTCCACCTAAGAAGAAGACATGAAGGATTTGCCGCCGATTGGGCCGAATGAGGCTCTCTTTCTCGATTTCGACGGGACACTGGTCGATTTGGCGCCGCGCCCGGAAGATGTCCGGGTGTCGGATGACGTCATCCTGGCCCTCTCCCGCCTGCAGGATCGTCTCGATGGAGCACTGGCCGTTGTCTCCGGCCGGCCGATCGCTCAGATCGACGCCTTTCTTGCGCCCTTGCACCTGCCTGCCGCCGGTCTTCACGGACTGGAACACCGCCATACCGTCGGCGCCGATATAGAGCGGACGAAACCCGGCCCGGAAATCCGCGCCCTGAAAGGTGTCGTCCGCAATTCCGGCCTTCTGGAAAAGGGCGTCTACCTGGAAGACAAGGGCGCTACGCTTGCTCTTCACTACCGGTCTGTTCCGGCCATGGAAGAGGCGGTGGTCAGGCTCATGACCGAAGCGCTCGAGGCGTTACCTGCTCTTCACATCATTCGGGGCAAGATGGTGGTTGAGGCCAAACCCTTCGCCAGCGACAAGGGCAGTGCTGTCCGGTCGTTTCTCGAACACGCGCCGTTCAAGGGCCGTAAACCGATCTTCATCGGGGATGATGTAACCGATGAAGACGGTATAGCGGCCGCCCAGGACGCCGGCGGGATCGGCATCAAGGTGGGCGACGGCGAAACCTGCGCACGCTATCGGCTGAATGATGTGGCCGCGGTGCATGGCTGGCTTGCGGGTAAAATGACAGTCACGGAGACCTGATTGATGGTTTGGACACCGCCTGTAAAACTCTCGCCCTCGCTCGATCTGGCGATGATCGGCAATTGCTCTTTTGCCGGGCTGATCGACAGGATGGGCTCGGTGGTCTGGTGCTGCCTGCCACGGTTCGACGGCGATCCGGTGTTTCACAGTCTGCTCGGCACGCGCGGAGAGGTTGGCGACGGCGAATTCACCATCGAGCTGAACGGCGCGGTGCGCTCCGAACAGGAATATGTGCCCAACACCGCGATCGTGAAGACGCGCCTGTTTGACGGCCAGGGCAACGCCATTGAAATAACCGACTTCGCGCCGCGCTTTACCCGCAAGGGCCGCACGTTCCGGCCGAACAGCATCGTGCGCCGTGTCCGGCCCCTGTCCGGCCATCCGCGCATCAAGGTCTGTTGCCGGCCGCGGTTTGCCTGGGGCAAGCGGGTCCCCGACATGACCTTCGGGTCCAACCACATCCGCTGGGTTGGTGATGGCACCACCTTGCGGATGACCACCAACGCCTCCGTCACCTATGTGCGGGAGGAAACGCCGTTCCTGGTCGACGGTCCGTTGTCGTTTTATCTCGGCCCCGACGAATCGCTGACCGAGCATCCGGAATGGCTGTGCCGGGATTTCGAGGAAAACACCGAACGGTACTGGCGCCGCTGGACACGCCGTCTCGGGCTGCCGCTGGAATACCAGGAAGCGGTCATCCGGGCCGCGATCACGCTGAAGCTGTGCACCTACGAGGAAACCGGCGCGATCATTGCTGCGGCAACCACCTCCATTCCCGAAGCGGACAAGACCGAACGCAACTGGGACTACCGCTACTGCTGGCTGCGTGACGCCTTTTTCGTGATCCGCGCGCTGAATTCCCTCTCCGAAATGGAGACGATGGAAAACTACCTGCGCTATCTGAACAATATCGCGGCCGTCACCAACGGCAGCCACGTCCAGCCGCTCTTCGGCATCGGTCTTGAGGAAAAGCTGGTCGAGGAATTCGTCGATCTTCCCGGCTACCGGGGCAACGGCCCGGTGCGGGTGGGCAATCAGGCCTACGAGCATTTCCAGCATGACGTCTACGGCAATATCGTGCTCGGCGCGGCGCAGGCCTATTTCGACAAGCGTCTGCTGCACCAGCCGGGCCTGGAGGATTTCCGGCGCCTGGAACAGGTGGGCGAGCGGGCCTTTGCCATGTATGACCAGCCGGATGCCGGCATGTGGGAGCTGCGCACGCGCGCCAGGGTGCACACATCGTCGGCGCTCATGTGCTGGGCGGCCTGCGACCGGCTTGCCAAGATCGCCCATCGCTTCGGGCTGGAGGAACGCACAGCCTATTGGCACGACCGCGCCAAGATCATCCATCAGGCCATTTGCGAACGCGGCTGGAACAAGGAGCGCGGCGCCTTCGTGGAAAGTTTCGAAGGCTCCGATCTCGATGCTGGGCTCTTGCTGATGGCGGAGGTCGGCTTTCTGCCTGCCAATGATCCGCGGTTCATCTCGACGGTCGACAAGATCGGCGCGCATCTGCGCCACGGCAATCACCTGTTCCGCTATCATGCGGCCGACGATTTCGGCGCCCCGGAAAATGCCTTCAACATCTGCACCTTCTGGTACATTGACGCGCTTGCGCGGATCGGCCGCAAGGATGAGGCGCGCGAAATCTACGAGACTATGCTCTCCTGCCGGAACCATGTGGGATTGTTGTCGGAGGATACCACACCTGGGACAGGCGAATTGTGGGGCAACTTCCCGCAAACCTATTCGATGGTCGGCATCATCAACGGCGCCGTACGTTTGAGCGCCGGCTGGGAAAGCGTCACCTGATCCGCCATTCCCGGCGGAAGGAAACAGACAAACTGGAGGATCAAATGGGACGGCTCGTCGTCGTATCGAATCGCGTGGGACCGCTGAAGGATACAGGACGGGCAGGCGGACTGGCCGTGGCCCTCGTCGATGCCCTGACGAAAACCGGTGGCATCTGGTTCGGCTGGAGCGGAGACGTTTCGGAAGAGGGCACTTTCGGTCAACTCAAGAAGCAGAAAACGAAATCGGTCCAGATGGTCCAGGTCGATATGACCCAGGCCGATTACGACGATTTCTATGCGGGATATGCCAACCGTACGCTTTGGCCGATCCTGCACTATCGGTTGGATCTTGCTGTGTTCGACCGGCGCTTCGAGCAGGGCTACCGCCATGTCAACGACCGGTTCGCAACCCGGCTCAAGCCGATGCTCAAGCCGGACGACATCGTCTGGATCCACGACTACCATTTCCTCACCATGGCCTCCAATCTCCGGGTGATGGAGGTCACCAATCCGATTGCGTTTTTCCTGCATATCCCGTTTCCGGCTCCGGAAATCCTCGCGGCTCTTCCCAATGCGGGTTCCATCGTCCGCGCGATGCTGGCCTATGACCTGATCGGCTTCCAGACCAAGCGGGATGCAAGCAATTTTCGCCGGTTCGTCCGGGAGGAGCTTGGTGGAGAAGACCTGGGCGACGGCAGAATGAAGGTCGGCAGCCACGAAGTGATCGCGCGGGCCTACCCGATCGGAATCGATGCCGAAGCCTTTTCGAAATTCGCCATGTCACCCGATGCAAGGCGGAATATGTCGCGGCTGGAGAAGCTGCTGGGCGGTCGCCAGCAGATCATCGGCGTCGACCGCATCGACTATTCCAAGGGCCTGCCGGAACGGT encodes:
- a CDS encoding trehalose-6-phosphate synthase: MGRLVVVSNRVGPLKDTGRAGGLAVALVDALTKTGGIWFGWSGDVSEEGTFGQLKKQKTKSVQMVQVDMTQADYDDFYAGYANRTLWPILHYRLDLAVFDRRFEQGYRHVNDRFATRLKPMLKPDDIVWIHDYHFLTMASNLRVMEVTNPIAFFLHIPFPAPEILAALPNAGSIVRAMLAYDLIGFQTKRDASNFRRFVREELGGEDLGDGRMKVGSHEVIARAYPIGIDAEAFSKFAMSPDARRNMSRLEKLLGGRQQIIGVDRIDYSKGLPERFKAFERLLEDYPENRGRVSLMQVAPSSRAELDAYIDIRRELDELTGHVNGQFAELDWTPIRFMTRSFPRRALAGIYRASRVGLVTPLRDGMNLVAKEYVAAQRSEDPGVLVLSRFAGAAEEMQEAMIVNPHSAEEVAAALQTAITMPLEERRDRWQAMFERLCANDAVAWSGRIMADVKTMRRNLR